One part of the Bacillota bacterium genome encodes these proteins:
- a CDS encoding FAD-binding protein: MLQSSLINEIKKIVGKENVLATLEERLCYGYDSTPEAFLPDLVVRPDSAEQIQKIIKLANLHLFPVIPRGAGTGLSGGSLPVKGGVVLDLTRMNRILEIDEENLVAVVEPGVVTSHLQEEAEKRELFYPPDPASLKTSTIGGNVAECAGGPRAFKYGVTRDYVLGLEVVTPTGEILRTGGKTVKSVTGYDLIRLYTGSEGTLGIITKIILRLIPKPEAKETMMAVYERLDDAAKTVTLTIKRGIIPVTLELMDDLTIRCVENYLQIGLPLDAEAILIIEVDGPADLVKKQTEQVAELCRASGAREIKIARNEKEREEIWAARRAVSAAVVQIKPTKISEDIAVPRSQIPQMIRRLKEIASRYQLNLVIFGHAGDGNLHPNILCDQNDPEEMERVEKAIGELFQAAVELGGTLSGEHGIGTMKAPYLKLETGEAGYEVMRAIKKALDPNNILNPGKIFGSERNG; this comes from the coding sequence ATGCTTCAGTCCTCTTTGATCAACGAAATCAAGAAGATTGTGGGTAAGGAAAACGTCCTCGCCACCCTTGAGGAACGGTTGTGCTACGGCTACGACAGCACCCCGGAGGCCTTTCTTCCCGACCTGGTGGTCCGCCCGGATTCCGCCGAGCAAATACAAAAAATCATCAAACTGGCCAATCTTCATCTTTTTCCCGTCATTCCCCGGGGAGCCGGAACGGGTCTGAGCGGCGGATCACTGCCGGTTAAAGGCGGGGTTGTCCTGGACCTCACCAGGATGAACCGCATTCTGGAAATAGATGAAGAAAACCTGGTTGCCGTAGTGGAACCCGGAGTTGTGACATCCCATCTCCAGGAGGAAGCGGAAAAACGCGAGCTGTTCTATCCACCTGATCCCGCCAGCTTAAAGACCTCAACTATTGGCGGCAATGTTGCGGAATGTGCAGGAGGCCCCCGCGCCTTTAAATACGGTGTCACCAGGGACTACGTACTCGGCCTGGAAGTGGTGACGCCAACGGGGGAAATTTTAAGAACAGGCGGCAAAACGGTCAAGAGTGTGACCGGCTATGATTTAATCCGGCTTTATACAGGTTCCGAAGGTACTTTGGGAATCATTACGAAAATTATTCTCCGTTTGATCCCTAAACCGGAAGCAAAAGAAACGATGATGGCGGTTTACGAGCGGCTTGACGATGCCGCTAAAACCGTAACGCTCACCATTAAACGGGGAATCATTCCCGTCACCCTGGAATTGATGGATGACCTGACCATCCGCTGTGTGGAAAACTACCTTCAAATCGGGCTTCCCTTAGATGCCGAGGCGATTCTGATCATCGAGGTCGACGGGCCCGCCGATCTGGTGAAAAAACAAACCGAACAGGTGGCAGAACTCTGCAGGGCAAGTGGGGCACGAGAAATTAAGATCGCAAGGAACGAAAAAGAAAGAGAGGAGATCTGGGCGGCCCGCAGGGCTGTTTCTGCTGCAGTTGTTCAGATCAAACCCACAAAGATCAGCGAAGACATTGCCGTGCCCCGGAGTCAAATCCCCCAGATGATCAGAAGGTTAAAGGAAATCGCCTCCCGCTACCAGCTGAATTTGGTGATTTTCGGGCATGCAGGGGACGGAAATCTGCATCCCAACATTCTTTGCGACCAGAACGATCCCGAGGAAATGGAACGGGTCGAAAAAGCGATAGGAGAACTGTTTCAGGCAGCAGTGGAATTGGGAGGGACTTTATCCGGCGAGCACGGGATCGGGACGATGAAGGCACCTTACCTTAAACTGGAAACCGGAGAAGCAGGGTATGAGGTCATGCGGGCGATCAAGAAAGCGCTAGACCCCAACAACATTCTCAACCCTGGCAAAATCTTTGGGAGTGAGCGAAATGGATAA